A segment of the Erythrobacter sp. F6033 genome:
CCCATTCTCGCGTTCGATGCAAAAGATCTGACCGCACGCGCGGCCGTCGCCGTCGTTCAAACTGTCGCGGCCTGAGGGTTCACCTTCATCACGACTATCGACGCAAATGCCTGCGATACAAAACCTCTGATCATCGTTCGAGTCTGAAGCATCGTTGCTTCCGTCAATCGCACCGTCGCCAACATTCTCGGGGTCGCCATCGCCGTTGCTCATGCCGTCTGGGTCCAACACAACAACATCGTCGGCATCATCATTTTGGCCGTTGCCGTTACCGTTACCGTTACCGTTATTGCCTTGGCCGTTGGCACCGCCATTGCCGTTTCCATTTCCGAAATTGCCGTTCCCGTTGCCAGGCGCGTTTTGATCATCGGCCCCGTCATCGGCCAAGACATCGACGTCGTCGTTATCATCTGGTTTTTCGCCGCCAGAGCAATTCGGAACGCCGGCACACGATCCGTTTTCCTGATCTTCGGCGTAGTTCAAATCATTGCCATCACCGACGTTCGGTGCAACCGGCTGATCTGATCCGTCAGCTTGCTCAATGATCGGCTCAACTACGGGCGGGTCGATGGAGACAGCGGAATCCACTACAGCGCCGTCGGAATCCGACTGTTCTGCGTCCGCTTCACCTGTATCGACTGCGTCGTCGATCGGAGTTGTATCCTCTGCTTCAATTGGCTTGGCGCCGATCACGGCTTCGATAGTTGAGTCTGCCGCGAATTCTGAATCATTTGCCGAGCGAACGTCGTTTGCTTCGGCGCCGCTGGTGTTGTCGTCTACGCGAACCGTTTGCGAGACAGGGATGGTCCCGACCCGGCGGTTTTTGTTCCCCGAGACGGCGTTGTTTATTGCAAGCCTGCTTGAGGACGCATTTGCAGGCTGGTCGGCACGACCATTATTGGATGCTGCTGCGACCGCTGGCGTTGCCTGCCCGGATGTCTCGCGGCGCGATGACACCGATTTGACGAATTCCGGTGCACCGCGAACGATTGCTTTCTGGATTTCATCGGCGCTTCGACCTGGCGCAACGATCATCAGGTTTTCAAGATCGCCCGCCTCCACAAGTCCGACAAGGCCGGGAGTCAGAAGTGCTGCCTCCAGATCATCGTTCGTCGCAACTTCGACTGCGCCTTCGGTGACTTGGACGCTTGAGTTTGTGCCGGAGACTGACACGTTAAAGGTCGTGCCCTTAACAACCGCCGCCATATAAGGGGTCTGCACACCGAAATGCGGTGTCGACTTTTTCTCGATTTTGAAAAGAGCGTTGCCGAGATTCTGGAAAAACTGGATCACTGGCCCAGCTTCTTCCGGCACTGCAACCTTCAATTCGGCGCGCGGTGAAACGACGACGAATTCTTGACCGCGAACGAGCACGGCGCGCCCTTTCGGGCCGGTGCGGATCACATCGCCTGGTTCGACGGTGCTGTTCTGTCGGGCGGAAAGCACTTTGCCATCGCGCACAATCGTAACGGTGCCGCTCGCTTCCGACACTTTCCAGTCCGGGGCCGCAGCAAGCGCGCTGGTGCTTGCGAACAATGTCGCGAGCGCAATCGTGCGTTTGGTGAAAGTGAACATGACCCAACTCTTCTTAAAAATATTTGTCGACGTAAGCCGAATAGCGAATGGGCGTTCAATGAAGGGTGAAAGGCGATGCTTACGGGGAAGTTAATTCCGGCTGACAGGTAAGGAATTCTTAGGTGTGAATGACTAGGCGGCCCATGAATTGGAGGCCCGAATGCTGTCGAATAAAGCGCTGGCTATGGTCGCATTGACGTGCGTACCAAGTTTTGCAGTGCATTCACAAAATGTTGAAAATACGCCGAAAATTGTGTTTTCGGATGTGTTGGTTGTTGCACAACCAGCGGTTGCGGCCCCGCGCGAATCCAATGATCAGATCAGCGCGGTTGTGATTTCGGGCAATGAAGCAATTGATGAGTTAAAATACCAGGCTAGGGTTGAAGCATTCTTTGGCGAGCCGCTGACCGATGAAGTGCTCGATCAGCTTACTGATGAGCTTGTTACTCTCGCGAAAGAAGAGGGCTTCCCTTACGC
Coding sequences within it:
- a CDS encoding FecR family protein, with translation MFTFTKRTIALATLFASTSALAAAPDWKVSEASGTVTIVRDGKVLSARQNSTVEPGDVIRTGPKGRAVLVRGQEFVVVSPRAELKVAVPEEAGPVIQFFQNLGNALFKIEKKSTPHFGVQTPYMAAVVKGTTFNVSVSGTNSSVQVTEGAVEVATNDDLEAALLTPGLVGLVEAGDLENLMIVAPGRSADEIQKAIVRGAPEFVKSVSSRRETSGQATPAVAAASNNGRADQPANASSSRLAINNAVSGNKNRRVGTIPVSQTVRVDDNTSGAEANDVRSANDSEFAADSTIEAVIGAKPIEAEDTTPIDDAVDTGEADAEQSDSDGAVVDSAVSIDPPVVEPIIEQADGSDQPVAPNVGDGNDLNYAEDQENGSCAGVPNCSGGEKPDDNDDVDVLADDGADDQNAPGNGNGNFGNGNGNGGANGQGNNGNGNGNGNGQNDDADDVVVLDPDGMSNGDGDPENVGDGAIDGSNDASDSNDDQRFCIAGICVDSRDEGEPSGRDSLNDGDGRACGQIFCIERENGNGGSGGNGSGDETDSIADDDDSTGSADDETDIGADLGLGSNESDDSDSNDGQSNDDDGDDDKNRGKGRNNGNGNGNGNGNGNGNGNGNGNGNGNGNGNGNGNGNGNGNGNGNFGNGNGNGGANGQGNNGNGNGGSGGKDFSDDDTIGLTQNGGSFSVTLNNSDEFDLGGDLGLSDNALVEGGFDGAGSGAADLHDYRDGARGRIESIESLDPA